A genomic region of Oryza glaberrima chromosome 1, OglaRS2, whole genome shotgun sequence contains the following coding sequences:
- the LOC127755275 gene encoding indole-3-pyruvate monooxygenase YUCCA1: MDNKPAQERRETWVPGAVIVGAGPSGLAAAACLAARGVPATVLERSDSLASTWRHRMYDRLALHLPKRFCELPLLPFPEEYPTYPSKDQFVAYMEAYAAAAGVAPRFGATVEEAAFDAAVGAWRVRLDGGEVLMARWLVVATGENAEPRVPDFPGMQKFAGCAMHTSEYKSGEQFAGKKVLVVGCGNSGMEVSLDLCRHGAKPSMVVRNTVHVLPREMFGLSTFGIAMALLRWLPVQLVDRFLLTAAHLILGNTGQFGLRRPKTGPIELKNLTGRTPVLDVGTLDHIKSGKIKVVGAVKEMTRQGVRFTDGKEEQFDTIILATGYRSNVPSWLKDAGDLFTREGISKVPFPNSWRGRNGLYTVGFTQRGLLGTSSDALNVAKDIHCQWRERDRSAINVLEISNSSF, encoded by the exons ATGGACAACAAGCCGGCGCAAGAACGCCGCGAGACGTGGGTCCCGGGCGCCGTCATCGTCGGCGCGGGCCCGTCggggctcgccgcggcggcgtgcctCGCGGCGCGGGGCGTTCCGGCGACGGTGCTTGAGCGGTCCGACTCGCTGGCGTCCACGTGGCGCCACCGCATGTACGACCGCCTCGCTCTCCACCTGCCCAAGCGCTTCTGCGAGCTGCCGCTCCTCCCGTTCCCGGAGGAGTACCCGACGTACCCGTCCAAGGACCAGTTCGTGGCGTACATGGAGGcgtacgccgcggcggcgggcgtcgcgCCGCGCTTCGGCGCCACCGTCGAGGAGGCCGCGTTCGACGCGGCCGTCGGCGCATGGAGGGTGCGTCTCGACGGCGGGGAGGTGCTCATGGCGCGGTGGCTCGTCGTCGCGACGGGGGAGAACGCCGAGCCGCGGGTGCCGGACTTTCCCGGCATGCAGAAGTTCGCCGGGTGTGCCATGCATACTTCCGAGTACAAGTCCGGCGAGCAGTTTGCCGGTAAGAAGGTGTTGGTCGTGGGATGCGGGAATTCTGGCATGGAAGTGAGCTTGGATTTGTGCCGGCATGGCGCGAAGCCCTCCATGGTGGTGCGCAACACG GTGCATGTCCTACCAAGGGAAATGTTCGGTCTATCCACGTTCGGCATCGCCATGGCGCTGCTCCGATGGCTACCGGTTCAGCTCGTCGACCGGTTCCTTCTCACGGCGGCTCACCTCATCCTCGGTAACACGGGGCAGTTCGGCCTAAGGCGGCCCAAAACAGGGCCCATCGAGCTCAAGAACCTCACCGGCAGGACACCCGTACTGGACGTTGGGACGCTAGACCACATCAAATCCGGCAAAATTAAG GTAGTGGGAGCAGTGAAGGAGATGACGAGGCAAGGGGTCAGGTTCACGGATGGCAAGGAGGAGCAATTCGACACAATAATCCTCGCCACAGGCTACAGGAGCAACGTGCCATCTTGGCTCAAG GATGCCGGTGACTTGTTCACGAGGGAGGGCATTTCCAAGGTCCCCTTCCCTAACAGCTGGAGAGGGCGGAATGGTCTCTACACCGTCGGATTCACTCAGCGGGGGCTCCTCGGCACGTCATCGGACGCCCTCAACGTCGCCAAAGACATACATTGCCAATGGAGAGAAAGGGACCGATCTGCTATTAATGTACTTGAAATAAGCAACTCTTCCTTTTGA